GGCCTGGGACCGGTGTTGGACACAACTGAAGAGCGCCAGGCTCCGGTCCACGGTCACAGTGGGCAGGTAGAGCTGTAGCTTGTCCAGGAGGTGACCCGGCCAGAAGAAATTGGGATGGGTTAGCTGCGGACCACTGGGCCTCTTCGCCTtcagcttcctggagaaggagaagACACCGGGACGGTTGTCATGGAGACAGGTGGCGGATGGGGCTGCTTCCCAGCGGAGCCCGCCCGCTGTGAGCAGAGTGGAGGTgcagcactgtgctaagcactctaGTACTCAGTCCTCCCGACAGTGCTGTGCGGTGGGCTCCGTTGTCCCATCTGCCTCACCAGCGAGGACCCGGAGGCCTAAGGAGGCTGAGTTGtttccccaaggccacacaagCCAGCAAGTGGCAGGGCACAGGCTTGACTGCCAGTCTGCTGCCTCTAAACCCAAACTCTTAAGTGCACACCGCCTGCTCTGCAGAggcattttaatgtgctgttcggAATGCAGCCTCTGGAGCCAGCACAGCTGGGTCCGAATCCCTGCTCCACCACTTAATAGagatgtgactttgagcaagatAGTCAAAATTCccgtacctcagtttcctcttttgcaaaATGGGAATGCTAAGAGtaacttcatagggttgttgagaggatttACGTGAGTTAACATCTGGTGAGCAGGGTCTGCCTAGCACTCCTAAGTGTCATTTTATGCCCCTCAGCTCCTGGGCACTGAGTCCCAGATGCTGTGCTACCGTGTACCCTGCAACATGCGAGTCCTGGGCACCTTCCTCCTACCCGCCCCCCTCCCAGAGTTAGATGATCACTACAGACCTGGTGAATTCCTCAAACTTCTTAAAGCTgactttcttgattttcttcagCATGTTCCtagtggagaagagagagagaggtatctTGTCAGGAGACAGGAAATCCAGGTCAGTGGGGCTTTGGGGAGTAGGTCAGTGTGACAGGGGGTCCACCTCTGAGTCCAGACCAGAGCTCTGAAAGGAGAACTTCTTCTACCTGGGTAGGGCCCTGACTCTGTCCCCCATGCTCCAGTGGAACACACAGTGCGCTGGGGTGTCTAGACCTCTGGGCCCCTATTGGTCAGGCAGACAGGATGACAGCCCTGGGCTCAAGGCCTGGCTGGCTGGgtgacttggggcaagttactCCCCCTGTGGAGCCTCGGGTTTCTCATTTCCCAGCACAGAGACCTCCCAGATGGTTATGAGACATGCTCAGCAATCTGAATCCTTTTGGGGCCCCTGACTCCCACTTGCCTTCCAGAGCTGAAACCAGCCTTGAGGACAAGGGTGGTGAAAGCTAACGCCCCAAACCTCAGgcctggcagacatcactaattaCCACGGCACACTTTCCCAGCAAGCCTGCATCTGGCTCCAGAATCTTTCACAATGCATTCAGAGAAGCCAATGAAACCAGTCCACCCCTGCCCCGGGGGACCTCTATCCTTTATAACTGTGGCCCACCTAAGCAGGACAAAAGTCACTTTCTCAGGTTCCCTAGGTTCATGGCTCAGGAACTGGTGGCAGCCACTCAGGGGCTGGAAGGCAGTCACTAGGGGATCAGAAAGGACTCTCGAGGCCACAACCTGCCCGGTTCGTGCTCAGCTCTTCCCAACCAGGGCTGTGGACAGCCCCACCTGCAGACCTAGCCCACTCCTGCACTGGAGAACGCCGTGACGGGGCAggctacaacaacaacaacaatcagTGCTCGAGTGCTAACTGCGAAGAAGCTTACTTGCATTTCTCATTGGTCCTCACTGTGTGTGGTATAGctgttgtgcccattttacagatgaacataCTGAGGCTCAGTGAGTAAGGTAACTTGTCCATTTAACTGCTGGTGTGTTGGATTTCCACTCGGCTCTGCTGCATCCCACGCCCGCTGTTCTGGCCAGACTACCCTAGCAGGCAGCTGGCAGTGACCTACGGTGTGGTTCCATCTTGGGCCCCTCCCCCCCTCATGATATCTGGTCAGCTGCCCCCTACTCCCCCGCCCTGCAGGGATGCTGCCGTTCTCCAGTCTGCAGTCACCACTGATGCTGGTTCATAGCCTGCCCTGGGGTCACCTCCTGACAAAGGAGGGCATTTTCTTAGAGAGGACTTGGGATCTGAGGGTCAGGGGGAGGCCCCAGTGCAGAGTTCTGTTCTCCTCCTGGGGGGCTGCAAGCCCACCTCTTGCCAGAGAAGGGGCTGCCATCACTGTCCTCTGCAGGGGCTCTGACACCCAGCCCATAATTTGTGAAGGGGCCTCCCCCGTTTCTCTAAGAAGTCCCTCTTTTTAACCTTTTCCAGAGAGCGTGAGGTCACATAGGATGTGGTCAGGAGGGTGGCTGCGTGGGAACGAGGCAAGGCGGCTGCAGAGATATGTGCCCGGGGACACACGGCCAGTCCATGGTGATCAGTTGGGTTGGACATGCCAGgttaggacacagacactggcACAACGtgacccccagccccccagcaaAGGGGCAGCAGTGGGGCAGGAGCACAGGCACGGGAGGAGGGGGCCAACACTCAGCTTGTCAGGCTTCTGAGCCACAGGTTTGGAAACGCCCTGGGATCGGAGCAGGGCCAGGTTCGGACTGAAGATCTTCAGGTCTGAGTAGTAGCCTCCCGGTTGCCGGATTGGACGCACCTGGTCCTTCTGCAAAATGATCTTGTCCCCCGGGTACATCAGGGCTGTGAGCAGCAAGAGAAATACAGCCTGTCAGCCCAAGAGCCCTCCCCAGACCGAGCCTTTGGGGCAGAgcggggggttgtttgttttaataaattcacatttttgtttgaaaagatttctcttatatacatttaaaaaatttttattgttaaatcaCTGTAGATTCACAGCACGTTACAAACAGTAGTGCAGAGCGTCCCCCaggccctctcccagccccccCTACGGTGGTGTGTGCATCACCGCAGCACGCTGTCGGGAAGCGCGGCTGGCGCAGTACCGCTCACAGGACCGCAGATGAGGGTGCCTGTTCACAGCTAGGGCAGCAGTGGCCCCGAGGCCTGGGGGCAGTTAGGACGGAGCGCTGCCCCACAGCCTACTCTGCAGGGGCGTCCTGGTCAGGAgtcccaggaggaggaagggaggcctCACCCAAGACTTCACTAGATTAACTTAGACCCAGTCGATGGCAGTTTTCTCCTCGTGCAGAACATAAGAAGCTCTGGGCTGGGGCTCCACCCTCCTGCAACTGCTGAGCAGGGCTTGTCCTAAGATGGTAACACACAAACATCTCGTGTTCTGGACACAGTGATGGAGGGTTATTCTCCAGGTTATTAATGCTGGTTAttggggcggggagggcagggaTTGCGGAgctgagaagggaggggagggaaggaggagacggGCGatgtcaacattttttaaaggtttaaatgatttttgaaaactacattaaaaatatatatacacacatgactttaaaaaatgatttacataaataattttgtGTAAATAGTAAAGAAAGACTGTCCTTGTGAAAGGACAGTCACTAAAATATTATTGCTGGTCAACTCAGGCTGGGGGGATTTTTATTgttatgttttcaaaaaatataagtGAGCATGGATTATCTATAAAATCAgggggagaaaaataataaagctatatTCAGTGGGGACGGGAAATGCCTCGATGTTCTGGAGTTCCAGCCCATAAGCTTGAGACCTTGAACACAAGCTGTAGCCTTGAACACAGACCTGGAAATCCCCATGTTTGTGCTTCTTGGGCCACAGCAGATCACGCCTCTGTCATAAGGACAGCCAAGTGGCCAGGACAGTGGTCAGAGATGGACCAGCGTCTTTTCCGTCTAGACCAATCAGAAGCAAAAGGAAGCCCACCCACAGATGCTCCCGTGTGCCCATGCGTGGTGGGATCCTGCAGACAAGTGAAGCTCACCTGTGTGCGGACCCAGGAGCCAGCAAAAGCCAGTGGTGGAGAGAATCAGTAGAGGCTCGATCCTCTGGTGGGGACAGACCAAGGGGCACGTCCGGGGGAAAGACCTAGCCCACAGGAGCCTTCGGGTGCCTGGCAAGCACGCTGGTATTTTAGAAGACACAGCTGCAGCTCCACCGCTAGCCAAGACCAGGGGATGTAAATGATCCAGGAAGACAAGGCTCCCAGAGGGAGCAGGAAGGAACGATGATTTGGTGAAAAGTTGGTGTCCAGAGCTGTGGGGTCTCCTGCTgtctctgccctcccagcccaggcGGGCAGCAAGTGGCCGCCCAAGCGAGGGGTGTGCAGCATGTGCAGGAGACAATGACCATTTAGGCTGGTTGGCCTGTGTTCCTGAAGGCCCTTGGCCACTTCCCCTTGTATAGACCTGTTATGGGCTgacttgtgtccccccaaattcatatactaAAGCCCTAACTCCCAGAATCTCAGAATTTGTATTTGGAAATCGGGCCTTTCAAGAGGTGATTAAGCTAAAATGGGCCATTAGGATGGGCCtgaatccaatctgactggtgtccttagaagaggaaatctggacacacagagagacagcaGGGGTGCATGTGTACAtggaaaagaccatgtgaagagacagacagagggtGGCCATCTGCAGGctaaggagagagacctcagaggaaaccaaccctgctggcaccttgatcttggacttctagcctccagaactgtgagaaaatacatttctgttgtttaagcccccagtctgtggtattttgttacggcagttctagcaaactaatacaagacCCAAGGCCCTGTACATTTAGCACGTGTTTCCCTCCATCTGGGGGAAAAGATGGAAACAATCAATCGTGACTGTTAACTCTTGTTCTCAGGTAAGTCACACTACTCTCTGGGAGCCCCCTTTTCTGAGAAAACCACATGCCCAGTATGGCCACAGCTCCTTCCTGCAGAGTTCCTATGGGAAAACCTCTGCCCTCAAGTGCAGCTCACTCCGTGTTTTTAAAGCACAGACAGCGACCTGcccattaaatatataaattcataaattTGGGAAGCCGGCATTGCTACATGGTCACCAGGGGGTTATGGGGACACTCCCCTGTCCCATGTCTCAGAAGCACACACCCAGAGATGTGGAGGGTTCAGATCTGCTTGGATGTGTGAAAACACAATCCTTCCCCCACGCAGAGGGCAGAACCAGTAGGAAATCTCAGGGTGGAGACCTGTGGTCTGAGCAGAGAGCAAAGGGCCTCAGCAGAACCTGTCTCCTGGTGCCTTCTTCCCTCCGTGTGGCAGAAGCACCAAGAAACAGGCCTGGCCTAGACAAGTGGTTTGGAACACCCAATGCGTCATAGCAGTTACCACTTCCAGCCAGGCTCCCTCTCTGAAATCGGGATCCTTTCTTTGTGCCCAACCTCTGGCTCCCTCTCCCGGAACTCCTGTCCTGGCGCTTCCTGCTCTAGACTGGGGAACCCGGACCTCCAGGCCTGTGAAGCCTGCAGCCCTGCAGGGCTGTAAAATCCCATCTAACAGCGAACCAGGCGGAGCTGTTCCTCCCTCCAccaccaaccccctcccccccgcccggCCCTGCAGTGTCCCCACCACAGGCCGCAGTGGCGTGCTTGGATGTGTGTCGGCTGGAGAAGGATAGACCTCAGGTGGACGCCATCTTCGCCCTGGCTGTGGGCCCCCTTGGCACCTTCCCGAGGACCAGCCCCGAGGCCCTTACCTCTCACGAGGACGTCCTCGGTCAGCGGGAGGCCGTAGGATTTGCAGAGCTTCCAGCACTGCAGGTAGACCAGAAAGGTGCGGGTGCGCGACCTGTTGATGACTGCCTCCATCTCCCCGTGGATGGTGGACGGGAGGCAGTGCTCATCGAAGTGCTTGTTCCCGCTGCGCACCAGGCGGCACTGCTCCGTGTACTGGATGGAGGGGATGGTGAGCTGTGGAGAGGGCAGAGGCTGGCACTCACTCCTCCTCACCTCCTGGCCCAAGGCAGACGTAGAGCCTCATCTACCTCTCCCCCCGGGCCCCCGTGAGGGGCGACGGCAAAGAATCCAGGTTCTGAAGTCTGGCTTGGGATAGTATTATATTAGTACTGTCTGCCTCCCTGACTAGACTCTCAGcttcctggggcctggggctgtTTTTTTCTAggcagcacctagaacagtgcctgacacatcaCAGGCTctcgataaatatttattggatgaaaaTTAACTCATGTAATCAGTTATTCCCTTCCTTCACTCGTCACATTGTTTCTGGAGTGTCTACTCAGCGCCAGGCCCCAGGCCAGGTTCTTGGATTCCAGCTGTGATGAAGATGCAGCCCTGGTCTCAGGATGCGAAGTCATAACTAAAGAGTTGGAGGAAGGGAACTCGATACTTTCAgatgcatcatctcattttatcttcacagaaACCTTGTGAGGTAAGTGCCATTCTTACGTACAGAAGAGGGAACAGGGAGGTAAGGAAGTCCCCTAAGAGCTCCCCCGGCCAGAAGGTGATGCAGGGGCagtggatttgaacccaggcctacCCAGTCTCCAAGCCCCATCCCTCCCCTGTTGGCGGGGGCACCTTGCTCTGCCGCTTCTTCTCGCGGTACCGCTTGCCCACATCCTCCATCTCCTCCAGGGTCATGGGCCGTGCCTCCATCTCGGTGTCGACCATGGGCACGGTCAGCAGGTCCATCTTGAGAGGCTCTGGGGCTAAATTCACCTGCTGCTTCTTGGATGGACTCTGTGGGGAACCACTGTCCTTGGCAGATCTGTAGTCTaggagcagagggaagagacagaggaaggaggaacTGAGAGGGTGCCCAGCCATGGAATCCATCAAGCAGTTAACCAGTGTCAACAAGCAGGTGCCCACGTGTCCGGTCAGTGCCATCTGAGGTGCACCTTGAAGGTGTCCCTTCTTCCGTTTCTGCTGTGGCCACCTCCTCCGTCACCTGCACCATGGCCACAGCCCTCCTGCTGCCATTCTCATCCTCTAGCATCCTGTTTCCAGGCCTCCACTGTCCTGGGCAGAAATgaaatcctggccctgccaccttCTAGTTTTGAGACTGTGGACAGGCGTTCAGCCTCTCCAAGCTTCAGCTTCCTCCTTGCAAAGCATGAATAGTAGCCCTGACCTCCCGGGACTGGAAGGAGAAAATGACCTAATGCTGTGGGTAAATGAGGGTAAAGCTTCGCAGCCCACAGGGGGTGCCCCAAAGCCACCGCCTTCTCCCTTGTAAGCCAGGCGTCCAGACTCTTGATGCTGCTGCCCCTTTAAGCAAAGCAAGAGATACCCAAGTCCGCTTACCTTACCCACTGCTGCTCTCCAGGGAAAAGGAACTCAGTGAGGACACTGAGATAGCACTGGCCAAGCAGATACCTGCTCTTGGCTCTTAGGAAATAATAGGTCCCAAATACCTTTGCTGCAAACGTGTACCATGGTGCACTCTGATCATTCACCAATTGTTGCTGCGTAGTTGCAGCCAACTACGCGGATAACAATAAGCTTCGGTAATGcataatgaaaaggcaaaaggaGTGTGGGTGGGAAAGCCCACCCAACTCGAGGAGACCTCAAGGATGCACCAGACACAAAGGGTACAGGATCTCATTACAGTGGGGGCACTCAGGTTCCCTGGGGTTCTGAGAGGGATGGAGACTGTGCCTGGGGTGACGGTGCCTCGGCCTGGAGGCTTGTTGAgactggaggtcagaaatctcgctaccggacttccctggtggcgcagtggttaagaatccgcctgccaatgcaggagacaggggttcgagccctggtccgggaagatcccatatgccatggagcaactaagcccgtgcgccacaactattgagcctgcactctagagcccgcgagccacaactactgagcctgcgtgctgcaactactgaagcccgtgcgcctagagcccgtgctccacaagcccccgcctgccgcaactagagaaaagcctgcgcacagcaacgaagacccaacgcagccaaaaaattaataaattaataaataaataaattaaaaaaaaaaatctcgctACCCTGTGGAACTGAGGAGGGGATGCTCTAAGGGAGCCGCCTCTAAAAGAACCTACCCGTGAGGACGCTGAGCACCCAGCTCAGCGTAACCTTGAACTCCAGAGACCCCGCCCACATCTTCACCTCTGTAAGGAAACCCCTCTGCTGTCCTCCTAGGGCTTTTACATGACCTCAGGGAGGGCCAGGAGGTCCCCCCATGTCCACCCTCACAGACATGTCTGAAATTAAATTCCTGCCAACCTGGAGGGTGGGGACAAAGCAAGATTTGTTTCATTTAGAAGATGAGAGATGTGTTTATATTTGAGGAGGATTCTGGAATGGTGGGTAGTAGTCAAGGGAGGGCTTTAATTTTATCTATAgttgttccaattttttttttttacaatagtggcactaacaataaaaaaccaaaaaacaaacaaacaaaaaacatgatgTACCCTGTGTTGTAAATTCATACGCAGAGCTActgctgtttcatttctaatttgccTCTGTGCTTCGTCTGGATAGATGTGGCTTCACAAGCACACAGCTTGGCAAACGGAACTTGAGCTATGCACAACCTATACAACTGTTCACAGCAGCCCTACTAATATTCCTGATAGTAGAATACCAAAGTAGATTTTTCAGTAAACTCTAAACATGTACTAATTCTAGTTTCTGAATTCTAGTTAACTTTTTATCAATAATACGTAGATTAATAGTGGGAAGGCCTTGGACCCACATACAAATGGAAAGGCTTGCCGTTTGGGTCAGTTCTCAGCCTATCAGGTGGGCTTTGATGGGCTAAAACCACCCTTTGAGAATCCTCCTTTAAGAACAGGGTTGGGCCTCATTCATCTTTGAACGACCCCGTAGCTGGGCACTCAAGAGAATATCTACCCCGCGGTTGAGCTCTGGGCCTGGAAATACCAGAGGGAGGCTTGGCCCACCTACAGTAAGCCAGAGCTGGAGAACACACTCAAGTGAGCCAAGGCTGCCTCCATCACACTGGCTCCCAGGACACGGAAGTGGAGGCACGGGGGTGGAGGTGGATATGTACACTCTGTTGCAGTTGCCAGGGTGCTTTTCTGCTGAGCCAAAGACCACTGCTTGTAGGTGCTGGCCAGGTTATCCACGGTGATGCTGTCGTGCTTTCCCAGAGAGCTGAGATAGATCACGATGTCCTCCACCTCCTGGCTTTTCAGAGGGACTCCAAcctgaggagagaagagaagctcCAAGGTGGGCGGGCAGGCTCCAAACGTCCTGCCAGGACGGCCAAGGCCTTGCCAGCCTGGCCTCACCTCCCCGTCTAGTTTCATCCTCAGCCACTCCCAGCTCACACCCAAGGTCTCTGCCCAGGAGCTCAGAGCCCTTCCCCGGGGCCCTGAACACACCCTACACGTTCTCACCCTCTGCCTTTACTCAGACATTTCCCACTTCCTGCCTGAAAAACTCCTATCCTTCCTTCAAAACCCAGTCCAGACATATCGTCATCTTTGCAGAGTCTGTTACTTCTTCCTctggcctccctccccactccattCCAATCTCAGTGACAGCCTTCCTGTGCTGGACTGGAAGAAGGGCTTCACGTCTGTCGTCCTTGTCCATGAGGGACACATAAGCTGCCCTGAGCTGAAGTAAAATAGAATCAGAAATCGGATACACATTACTCCTTTAAGGATGGTGAGCAACTTCAGAGAAGTAAAATGCTTGCCAGCAATACCGAATATTcaagaagaaaagttttaaaggaaatacAACTTTGTCAGCTTCTTTAGACTGTAGATATTATGCACTGAGCTTTACTTAAAGAAGATCAGAACTCATCTGGTGCTAAAGGATTTAATGTTTTATCTTTTGGGTTACATTGATtaacaaccatttattttttgttgttttaaatgctttgaaattttgTTTAGATAATTACATGTCATAAAATGATAGTGTGAAAACTGGTGATGATTTAAGATCATAAAAGATGTAGCATTCCCCTTCCTAAAGTTTTTGTAAAAGGTATcttgtattcaaaatatataaaagcttcATTCACCCagaccaggagtcagcaaactttttcttgaAAGGGCcggataataaatattttaggctctgggAGCCACGTGATCTCTGTCAtcactactcaactctgccctcctagcatgaaagcagccatgaCGATATGTAGAATAATGagtgtagctgtgttccaataaaactttatttacaggaaaaaagcctttatttacaaaaacaagagaCTGGCTGGATTTGACTCCTGGGCCATAGTTAGCAAACCTCTGCTAGAccaatagaactttctacaaTGATGGGAATGATCTATGTCTGAGGGATCCAGTGGAGGAACCACTCACCACATGTGACTACTGAGCACTCCAACTGTAGCTGctgtgactgaggaactggatttttatttctttacaactaatttgaatttttgaataaCCTGTGAAAGTGTGGTCCGTGGACCTGTACCATAGGCATcgctgggagcttgttagaatgCAGCAtcttggggggacttccctggcggtccagtggttaggactccgcgcttccactgcgtTTTAACAAGaagctgcattttaacaagacagAAGCTGAGACAGAAGCTGCGTTTTAACAAGACCCCAGGTGAGTCATACGCCAATGATGGTTCCAGAAGTTCTAGAAGGTACTAGAGGCAGGACTGAAGGCCCAGCTCTCTCTGTGCTCAGTTCTGGGGTGATTCCCCAAGCAGCTGGCTGGTTATGGGGCTGGCTCCGCAGACCTCCCACTCAGGTAGGGCCTTTCAAGGTCAGACCAGTGCAGGGTGGCCTTAGGGGTCTGATGGGGCCTCAGGTTAAGCCACATATTCCAGTCCGGCTTTATAAGTAATATGGCTGACAGTTGGAGCAGgatctggggagggggcagtggaggggggaggggggtgcatgggtgccctccaccccccccccctcagGCCAGCctcgggggcgggggaggcgctTACCGCCTTCAGAGCCGTGATGAACTCCTCCCTGGAGATCCTCTGGTTCTTGCCCTGCTCCACCTTGTGAAATATCTCCTGGATCTTGATCTTGTGGCTGCACAGGTAAGAGTACAAGGCCGACAGGGCAGAGGGTTCGGGCAGTTGTAGCTGGGGCACTTGCCGGTGGAGGGGTCGCAGGCTTTTCTTCTGAAAAAGGCAAGAGAGTGGGGTAGAGGGGAGAGTGTGGGGGAGACAGGCCGATGGAGCTTCATCCCCAGAGTTAGAAATGGGAGAGAGTCTGAGCCACCCTGACCAGACAGCAAGGTGGAGGGCAAGGAGTGCTGGATTCCGGCAGGTGCGTCCTGCCACGGGACGCCTGGGAGATtttgcttctctgggcctccaatttcCCATGAGAAGCAAGAGGCTTGGACAATATGAGAACTAAAATTTCATTCTTAACCACATCTCTCCTGTCAGACCAGTCAGTATTATAATCACACTGGGCTCTCGGTGCAAATACATGCCCCTGGCCGGAGCTTCCTGGGCCCCCACTGCCCACacttcccagcctctgcccctgcTGGGCCTCCTGCCTGGAatacctctcctttctcttcctgtccAAATCCTACTCCTACTCCATTTCCAGGTGAACGGGAATACAGTTAGCCCTCCGGGTCCATGGGCTCCACATCCACGGATTTAACCAAccacagatggaaaatattccaaaaaaaaattccagaaagttccaaaaagcaaaacttgaatttgtcatgGCTGTTGGCTGTcaactatttacataaaatttacattgtatttataactatttacatgGCATCTACATTATATTAGATATTCTAAGTAATCTAGATATGATTTATCCTCCTTATACGGGAGGATGCTTGTGGGTTATATACAAATACTCTGcccttttatataagggacttgagcatcttcaGATGATGGTATCTGTGGGGTCCCCCCCCCCACAGATGCCGAGGGAGACTGTACTTAGGAATAATGTTCCTTTACTTTGGTGCAGCACTTGACAGTTTACAAAGGGCCTTGCCGTTCCCTAGCTTATAGCTCCTCAGTGTCCTAGAGTCTATTCATGGCCTGTGGCAAACTGTAGAGTCCTTAATCTGCTGTGTCCACCTCTGCCACTAGCATGGAACACCTTGAGAGCAAGACCATGTCTTATTTAGCTACATACCCCACCTCCTATCCTTGTACTCAACAAAGCCCCCAGCCCTCTGCAGGTAGGCAGTAATGGTTTGctgaatgaagaaaacaatgcTGTGAATTCGGTGTTAGGTATTAGTTTCCctttttttacaaatgaagaaacaggctgagaggtgaagtgacttgcctggGCTCACACAGCAGGTAAGCAGTGGAGCTGGGTTTCTAACCCAAGTCCTGTGCTTATACCTAGATGCTGTGCTGCTGGCAGGAAAGCGTGTGTTGGACCCATGAAAGTTGGCTTTTGACTATGATTACACCAGGGACTGACGCTGAAGTTTGGGGGCCAACCCAAGTGACATCCGTAAGtctgcaataataataaaaatgacaaacatttattgagtgctcacgATATGCTCAGCACTGTCTCAGGCACCATATATAAATTAGTCCGTTTAGATGTAACAGAAGCCCTAGGAAGCAGGCACAATGGTTATCCCCACTGAACagctgaggaaactaaggcccagatcATACAGCTaggaaggagcagagctgggtttAAACCCAAGTTACCTTACCTCTTATGCCAGCTTTACCTGAACTGGCAGAAATTTCAAGTGTCTGTATTGTAAGGAAATGTCCCATACAGTGTCTGTATTGCAAAGAGGTGGAAGATGCGGGCTTTGGTTGCTGACTGCCATTTACTATCCCTATGGGCTTGGACAATGTATGGCCTCACTGAGcttctattttcatatttataaaagggacttatatgtataatatatataaatatatacacaaatttataaaaaattttcttccaacCTCCCAACTGTGATCCTCAGAATAGCCCTGTGAGCACCTGCTGCCACATATAGGCcctc
This is a stretch of genomic DNA from Balaenoptera musculus isolate JJ_BM4_2016_0621 chromosome 11, mBalMus1.pri.v3, whole genome shotgun sequence. It encodes these proteins:
- the EFCAB12 gene encoding EF-hand calcium-binding domain-containing protein 12, which translates into the protein MAVGPAVQSRPGISIKTVGPRVQQGSSAAARPGFSPFLQPDALHRFLAAAPRTLQGSETVGVSYSGGSSPRGPPATWRHPANQRGASVVLAAVAPSSASHGSLANLVLLFFWYPIPPRKQAHTDTHTHTHIHTLSSAPAPGVATTDYSSEAYEAVFRSLLRFYQSKSLVDDENASKEPMFNPEAVIAHCFKQFKQEDFHLPQSPRRIIILPRKEALMPINPTPQPQAPPEPTPSSKALEVGDIQEQPKDPRAWLTQRLKFRQDLESFGNIEKWLQNKSRLTPLEAKVLHESHKEHEARLMGQLATTRDTKKKSLRPLHRQVPQLQLPEPSALSALYSYLCSHKIKIQEIFHKVEQGKNQRISREEFITALKAVGVPLKSQEVEDIVIYLSSLGKHDSITVDNLASTYKQWSLAQQKSTLATATEYYRSAKDSGSPQSPSKKQQVNLAPEPLKMDLLTVPMVDTEMEARPMTLEEMEDVGKRYREKKRQSKLTIPSIQYTEQCRLVRSGNKHFDEHCLPSTIHGEMEAVINRSRTRTFLVYLQCWKLCKSYGLPLTEDVLVRALMYPGDKIILQKDQVRPIRQPGGYYSDLKIFSPNLALLRSQGVSKPVAQKPDKNMLKKIKKVSFKKFEEFTRKLKAKRPSGPQLTHPNFFWPGHLLDKLQLYLPTVTVDRSLALFSCVQHRSQAYSATYHPDHWWPIKDMNYMTYSYYDAPKIYHIN